cggagaggtgaacgggctctccccggtgtgacttcgctcgtgtttcatcaggttggatggagatctaaagctctttgtgcagtgagagcagctgaacggtctctcctcagagtgaatgcgctggtgggacatcagtagctgagagcttttgaaaccccgccTGCAGTCagggcatttaaagggcctgctcttggtgtgagtggcattgtgtttcagcaggctggataattgagcgaatcccatatcacacacagagcagatgaatggcctctccccggtgtgaactcgttcgtgtctccgaagGTTACCAATatcagtgaatcccttatcacacacagtgcagttgAATGGAtaatccccggtgtgaactcgttcgtgtttccgcaggctggcattgtcagtgaatcccttttcacactgaatgcaggtgaaaggtctctctccagtgtgaactcgctggtgtctctgcaggtgggctaacagagtgtatcccttcccacagtcagagcaggtgaacggcctctccccagtgtgaacttgttcgtgtctccgcaggttgccaatgtcattgaatctcttttcacactgagaacaggtgaaaggcctctctccagtgtgaattcggtcgtgtttccgcaggctgccaatttgagcgaatcccttttcacactgagagcaggtgaaaggactctttccagtgtgaactcgctggtgtgtctgcagctgggataaccgagggaatcccttcccacagtcagagcaggtgaacggtctctccccagtgtgaattagtttgtgtctctgcagggtgccaatgtgagcgaatcccttttcacactgagagcaggtgaaaggccactccccagtgtgaactcgctggtgtgtctgcagctgggataaccgaatgaatcccttcccacagtcagagcaggtgaacggtctctccgcagtgtgaatTAGTTTGTGTCTCTGCAGGGCGCTATTGTgagcgaatcccttttcacactgagagcaggtgaaaggcctctctccagtgtgaactcgctggtgtgtatgcaggttgccaatttgagtgaatcccttttcacactgagagcaggtgaaaggcctctccccagtgtgaacccgctggtgtgtctgcagctgggataactgagggaatcccttcccacagtcagagcaggtgaacggtctctccgcagtgtgaattagttcgtgtctctgcagggtgccaatgtgagcgaatcccttttcacaccaagagcaggtgaaaggccgctcgccagtgtgactgcgttgatgcgttGCCAGCTCGTGTGGGGCTCTAAATCccctcccacaatcctcacatttccatggttttgcCATGATCCGGGTGATCTTACGTCTCACCGCgtttgacgatcagttgaagccttgtccaaaCACAGAACACccgcacagtctctccctgctgtgaatggtgtagtatgttttcaggctgtgtcactggttgaagctctttccacagtcagtgctctgtaacagtctcacacgggtgtgtgtgtctcagtgcttttccagacacactgttgtttaaaatctcgtgaagcagacagaatagacaaacatttctccttctagattctcaGGCCGaagatcccaagaattgagtgactcaatcagttcttgatgtgatatttagtttgagatatcggcctcaaactcctctcgatCGAActgcctgcaaacagattttacaatatcagtacaggatagaaattcagaacaaacaattctagtttctatcgaacattctttcctctctctttccctgaaatgctcgaaatctcaatcccacacactctccctccattctcactctgctggatctaatattcaccctcccaattctcctgaaggtactgattcaggctgattgacagatccaagctcacggtTTCCtccagacctgaaaatcttcatgcaggctgccagaaagatatatatctatattactggatggaaaatgtgtgtaatatacagattgtattcacttactttccctcccaattttcctgaaggtgctgatcaacaaatctaaactcactaaaacctgcacaagagtagagaatctccatataagtacatttactgattagagatagggaaattctgaggaagaattttatttagtcatggagtggtcatgacagggaactcactacccacaagggttgtggaagtcgagatgatcaataatttaaaataaaataggatggttacttgaagaaaataaacttgcaggggaacagggatatcgagggggaatgggactgactggattgctgtacagagagtcagcattgactcgagttcccaaatggattctgaagtgctgcaatgactgtatgactggaaatatatgatgtaggtacagtactatttacaaaactagaaataataatggaTGTATTTTATCACAGAACCATcaaaaatatatataatacataccatataacactagacatatttctgtccgatattacatttttaaaaattaatttacgggatgtggacaatgctggtcaggccagcatttattgcccatccccagttgcccttccgaagtaggggtgagctgccttcttgaactgctgcagtccttgaggtgtaggtacatcccctgtgctgttttttttttcatttgtttttttataaatttagagtacctaattcattttttacacttatggggcaatttagcatcaccaatccagctaccctgcacatctttgggttgtgggagtgaacgcaagcaaacacggggagaatgtgcaaactccacacggacagtgacccagagccgggatggagcctcggacctcggagccgtgaggcagcagcgctaaccactgctccaccatgctgtcctacatcccctgtgctgttagggagggaattccaggatgttgccccagggacagtgaaggaatggcaatatatttccaagtcaaggtggtgagtaacttggaggagaacctccaggtggtgggcttcccaggtttctgctgctcttgtccttccagatggtagtggttgggggtttggaaggtgctgtcttttttcatagaatttacagtgcagaaggaggccattcggcccatcgagtctacaccggctcttggaaagagcaccctacctaagcccacacccccacaacccagtaaccccacctaatccccataaccccacccaacactaagggcaatttttggacactatgggcaatttagcatggccaatccacctaacccgcacatctttggactgtgggaggaaaccggagcgcccggaggaaacccacgcacacacggggaggacgtgcagactccgcacagacagtgacccaggccggaatcgaacctgggaccctggagctgtgaagcaattgtgctatccacaatgctaccgtgctgtctgaggaacctttcggagttactgcagtgtatcttgtaaatggtatatacggctgctactgtttgtcggtggtggaaggtttgaatgtttgtggaaggcgatgcaatcaatcaggctgctttgtctggatagagtcgagcttcttgtgtgttgttggagctgcactcatccagcaaagtggagtgtattccattacactcctgacttgtgcttgtagatgtctggtggacaggctttggggcatcaggaggcatggggaagggcaattatgatgccattagacatgacttgggggggggggggggggggataggttggagaaatagGCTGCAAGTGTTAGGGACACTGGAtatgtgaagcttgttcaaggaacagctactgcgtgttcttgataagtacgtaccggtcaggcagggaggaaggcgtcgagcgagggaaccgtggtttaccaaagaagtggaatctcttgttaagagaaagaaggaggcctatgtgaagatgaggtgtgaagtttcagttggggcgcttgatagttacaaggtagcgaggaaggatctaaagagagatctACGATGAGCaaggagacatgagaagtatttggcaggtaggatcaaggaaagcccaaaagctttctataggtatgtcaggaataaaagaatgaatggggtaagagtagggccagtcaaggacagggatgggaagttgtgtgtggagtctaaagagataggcgagatactaaatgaatatttttcgtcagtattcactcaggaaaaagagaatgttgtggaggagaatgctgagacccaggctattagaatagatggcattgaggtacgtagggaagaggtgttggcaattctggacaggctgaaaatagataagtcccggggcctgatgggatttatcctaggattctctgggaagccagggaagagattgctgagcctttggctttgatttttatgtcatcattggctacaggaatagtgccagaggactggaggatagcaaatgtggttcctttgttcaagaaggggagtagagacaacccctgcaactatagaccggtgagcctcacgtctgttgtgggtaaagtcttggaggggattttaagagacaagatttataatcatctagatagtaataatatgattagggatagtcagcatggctttgtgaaaggtaggtcatgcctcacaaaccttatcgagttctttgagaaggtgactgaacaggtagatgagggtagagcagttgatgtggtgtatgtggatttcagtaaagcgtttgataaggttccccacggtaggctattgcagaaaatacggaggctggggattgagggtgatttagagatgtggatcagaaattggctagctgaaagaagacagagggtggtggttgatgggaaatgttcagaatggatttcagttacaagtggcgtaccacaaggatctgttctggggccgttgctgtttgtaatttttataaatgacctagaggagggcgcagaagggtgggtgagtaattttgcagacgacactaaagtcggtggtgttgtcgacagggcggaaggatgttgcaggttacagagggacatagataagctgcagagctgggctgagaggtggcaaatggagtttaatgtagagaagtgtgaggtgattcactttggaaggaataacaggaatgcggaatatttggctaatggtaaagttcttggaagtgtggatgagcagagggatctcggtgtccatgtacatagatccctgaaagttggcacccaggttgatagggttgtgaagacggcctatggagtgttggtctttattggtagagggattgagttccggagtcatgaggtcatgttgcagctgtacaaaactctggtacggctgcatttggagtattgcgtacagttctggtcacctcattataggaagaatgtggaagctttggagcgggtgcagaggagatttaccaggatgttgcctggtatggagggaaaatcttatgagg
This portion of the Scyliorhinus torazame isolate Kashiwa2021f chromosome 5, sScyTor2.1, whole genome shotgun sequence genome encodes:
- the LOC140420685 gene encoding uncharacterized protein, translated to MAKPWKCEDCGRGFRAPHELATHQRSHTGERPFTCSWCEKGFAHIGTLQRHELIHTAERPFTCSDCGKGFPQLSQLQTHQRVHTGERPFTCSQCEKGFTQIGNLHTHQRVHTGERPFTCSQCEKGFAHNSALQRHKLIHTAERPFTCSDCGKGFIRLSQLQTHQRVHTGEWPFTCSQCEKGFAHIGTLQRHKLIHTGERPFTCSDCGKGFPRLSQLQTHQRVHTGKSPFTCSQCEKGFAQIGSLRKHDRIHTGERPFTCSQCEKRFNDIGNLRRHEQVHTGERPFTCSDCGKGYTLLAHLQRHQRVHTGERPFTCIQCEKGFTDNASLRKHERVHTGDYPFNCTVCDKGFTDIGNLRRHERVHTGERPFICSVCDMGFAQLSSLLKHNATHTKSRPFKCPDCRRGFKSSQLLMSHQRIHSEERPFSCSHCTKSFRSPSNLMKHERSHTGESPFTSPTGKRFTRSSLAEPQCHSQQ